The Raphanus sativus cultivar WK10039 chromosome 2, ASM80110v3, whole genome shotgun sequence genome includes a region encoding these proteins:
- the LOC108841972 gene encoding uncharacterized protein At4g33100, with protein sequence MGLLKKKDSASASSSTSPCANLRNAYHNCFNKWYSEKFVKGQCDKEDCVAEWNKYRHCLSENLDGKLLTRMLEVDGELNPTSQS encoded by the exons ATGGGCTTGCTGAAGAAAAAGGATTCAGCTTCTGCTAGCTCCTCTACTTCTCCATGCGCCAATTTGAGAAATGCTTACCACAATTGTTTCAACAA GTGGTATTCAGAGAAGTTCGTGAAAGGGCAATGTGATAAAGAAGACTGTGTTGCTGAGTGGAATAAGTACAGACACTGTCTCTCG GAGAATCTAGATGGTAAACTTCTCACTCGCATGTTGGAGGTTGATGGTGAGCTGAATCCAACAAGTCAAAGCTGA